A section of the Chloroflexota bacterium genome encodes:
- a CDS encoding 4'-phosphopantetheinyl transferase superfamily protein: MTPGPASAFRPWWRPHLRQGDLVVYHVDLTPANGSESAALAWLDESENERRRRYLGDLPKRQFALCRAALRILLVRRLDCPNRSLRFEEGRRGKPFALIGDERCGFSFNVSHSGDHGMIAIAPGGRLGVDVEVRRERKAIDQLIEILLTEAERRQMEQMDSDRRISRFYDLWTAKEALVKANGLGHAIDVSRLNLVDSVGRSGETRCFHDRDVLGGRWEISNLGTAVFAASLARELPPAP, translated from the coding sequence TTGACGCCCGGGCCGGCCAGCGCGTTCCGGCCGTGGTGGCGGCCGCATTTGCGGCAGGGCGATCTTGTCGTGTACCACGTCGACCTCACGCCAGCAAATGGTTCGGAGTCGGCGGCCCTGGCGTGGTTGGACGAGTCTGAAAACGAGCGCCGGCGCCGGTACCTGGGCGATCTGCCGAAGCGCCAGTTCGCCCTCTGCCGGGCCGCCCTGCGGATCCTGCTGGTGCGGCGCCTTGATTGTCCGAACCGCTCGCTGAGGTTCGAGGAGGGCCGGCGCGGCAAACCGTTCGCCCTGATTGGGGATGAGCGGTGCGGATTCAGCTTCAACGTGTCCCACAGCGGCGATCACGGGATGATCGCAATTGCCCCCGGCGGCAGGCTCGGTGTCGACGTCGAGGTGCGCCGCGAGCGCAAGGCGATCGATCAGCTGATTGAGATCCTGTTGACCGAGGCCGAGCGACGGCAAATGGAGCAAATGGATTCGGACCGCAGGATTTCGCGCTTCTATGATCTTTGGACCGCCAAGGAAGCGTTGGTGAAGGCAAACGGTCTGGGTCACGCCATCGACGTGTCCCGGCTCAATCTGGTCGATTCGGTTGGTCGATCCGGCGAAACGCGATGTTTCCATGACCGGGACGTGCTAGGCGGACGGTGGGAAATCTCAAACCTTGGCACCGCGGTTTTCGCGGCCTCCCTGGCCCGGGAGTTGCCACCCGCGCCCTGA
- the panB gene encoding 3-methyl-2-oxobutanoate hydroxymethyltransferase, which yields MGRSGSVARLGWLGRRSVRRSAITNRVRVTKLAAMKRARQPIACVTAYDHATARLVDEAQIPVILVGDTLGEVVLGLDSTIPVTLDDIVHHTKAVVRGARRSLIVADMPFMTYQTDTADALRNASRLLQEGGAQAVKLEGGEVVADSIRRLTECGIPVMAHIGLQPQSVHHLGGYRARGRTADEARQLLADALAVQAAGAFAVVLELIPGAIAAAITKRLEIPTIGIGAGPGCDGQIQVISDILGLGPRLPRHSKQYASLNGEIAGALASYAAEVAGGGFPSSEHTLAVDPQVLDAIDGAD from the coding sequence ATGGGGCGGTCCGGATCGGTCGCTAGACTGGGCTGGCTTGGTCGGCGATCAGTAAGGCGAAGCGCCATCACAAACAGGGTGCGGGTCACCAAGCTTGCGGCCATGAAACGCGCGCGGCAGCCGATAGCCTGCGTGACCGCGTACGATCATGCGACCGCACGGCTGGTGGACGAAGCTCAGATTCCGGTGATCCTGGTGGGCGACACGCTGGGCGAAGTCGTTCTCGGTTTGGATTCCACCATTCCGGTGACATTGGACGACATTGTCCACCACACCAAGGCGGTCGTTCGTGGCGCCCGCCGATCGCTGATCGTCGCCGACATGCCGTTCATGACTTACCAGACGGACACCGCCGACGCGCTGCGCAACGCATCGCGGCTGCTGCAGGAGGGCGGTGCGCAAGCGGTCAAGCTCGAAGGCGGCGAGGTCGTCGCCGACTCCATTCGACGCCTGACCGAATGCGGCATACCGGTGATGGCGCACATCGGGCTGCAACCGCAGTCGGTGCACCACTTGGGCGGCTATCGCGCCCGCGGGCGAACCGCGGATGAGGCGCGCCAGTTGCTGGCCGACGCGCTGGCGGTCCAAGCGGCCGGGGCGTTCGCGGTGGTCTTGGAGCTGATCCCCGGCGCAATCGCCGCCGCGATCACCAAGCGACTCGAAATTCCCACCATTGGCATCGGCGCCGGACCGGGCTGCGACGGCCAGATACAGGTCATCTCCGACATCCTCGGACTCGGACCGCGTTTGCCGCGCCACAGCAAGCAATACGCGTCGCTCAACGGCGAGATTGCCGGGGCCCTGGCCAGCTACGCCGCCGAAGTGGCCGGCGGCGGATTCCCGTCCTCCGAGCACACCCTGGCCGTAGACCCGCAAGTCCTGGACGCGATAGACGGCGCGGACTGA
- a CDS encoding pantoate--beta-alanine ligase: MEKLDRVADLRAALARSQRPLGLVPTMGALHAGHLALVKRARGECACVVASIFVNPTQFGRGEDLADYPRPLSRDLALLEEERVDIVFAPSSEEMYPDGFASTISVGGPALPLEGAARPGHFDGVATIVAKLLGQSLPDRVYLGQKDGQQVAVIRRLLRDLDIPTEIAVEPTVRAGDGLALSSRNSYLAPVQRAAATVLYRALSSARDRFGGEKADPGDVEAFCRGIIESEPLIDRIDYVAAVDPDTIEPWTGHGPCMLAAAVRLGDVRLIDNVLFT, encoded by the coding sequence ATCGAAAAGCTAGATAGGGTTGCCGACCTGCGGGCGGCGCTGGCGCGTTCGCAGCGTCCGCTTGGCCTGGTCCCAACGATGGGCGCCTTGCACGCCGGGCACCTGGCGCTGGTCAAACGGGCGCGGGGAGAATGCGCCTGCGTGGTGGCGTCGATATTTGTCAATCCGACCCAATTCGGCCGCGGCGAAGATCTGGCCGACTACCCGCGCCCCTTAAGTCGCGATCTGGCCCTGCTTGAGGAGGAGCGCGTCGACATTGTGTTCGCGCCTTCGTCGGAGGAGATGTACCCGGACGGATTCGCGAGCACGATAAGCGTCGGGGGGCCGGCGCTGCCGCTGGAGGGCGCCGCCCGCCCCGGGCATTTCGACGGCGTGGCCACAATCGTTGCCAAGCTGCTCGGGCAGTCTTTGCCGGACCGGGTGTATCTCGGCCAGAAGGACGGCCAACAGGTCGCGGTGATTCGTCGCCTGTTGCGCGACCTTGATATTCCCACCGAGATCGCGGTTGAGCCGACGGTACGTGCAGGCGACGGCCTGGCGCTCAGCAGCCGCAATTCCTACCTGGCGCCCGTCCAGCGGGCGGCGGCAACGGTGCTCTACCGGGCCCTTTCGAGCGCGCGCGATCGATTCGGTGGAGAAAAAGCCGATCCCGGCGATGTGGAGGCGTTCTGCCGCGGAATCATTGAATCCGAGCCGCTGATCGATCGCATCGACTACGTCGCCGCGGTAGACCCGGACACGATCGAACCCTGGACCGGGCACGGCCCCTGCATGCTGGCGGCGGCAGTCCGGCTGGGGGATGTCCGCCTGATCGACAACGTCCTGTTCACCTGA